From Pseudomonadota bacterium, one genomic window encodes:
- a CDS encoding helix-turn-helix transcriptional regulator — protein MPPTSKGRRSACPLDYALDVFGDRWTLLVVRDLLFFQRVRFAELLQAGEGIATNILADRLRKLEAKGVVNRRPDPNNGRQVLYSLTDKGLALAPLMVEIIRWSARFDPETAVPKELQERLGHDREGYLRELLAQAKDEPTT, from the coding sequence GTGCCACCCACCTCCAAAGGCCGACGCTCGGCCTGCCCGCTAGACTATGCACTCGATGTGTTCGGGGACCGCTGGACGCTGCTGGTCGTGCGGGATCTGCTGTTCTTCCAGCGTGTCCGCTTCGCGGAACTGCTGCAAGCGGGCGAGGGGATCGCGACCAACATCCTAGCGGACCGGCTGCGGAAGCTCGAAGCCAAAGGGGTCGTGAATCGGCGGCCGGATCCGAACAACGGCCGCCAGGTCTTGTACTCGCTCACGGATAAGGGCCTCGCGCTCGCGCCCCTGATGGTCGAAATCATCCGCTGGAGCGCACGCTTCGACCCGGAGACCGCAGTGCCCAAGGAGCTCCAGGAACGACTCGGGCACGATCGCGAGGGCTACCTGCGCGAGCTGCTGGCGCAGGCCAAGGACGAACCAACCACGTGA
- a CDS encoding NADH-quinone oxidoreductase subunit N, translating to MSLWIAISPLLCVLAGGCAMMLVDAFTKERAELATLTAVILVAAGGLAGAVWHGGPPDPLPWPIAPYLAVDGLAQFFNITVCAGGALSALLAGGYLREHGLERGEFYTIMLFSAFGAMVVVAATDLLSVFLGLETMSLGVYCLVGFRRTSPRAAEGAIKYFLLGSFAAAILLFGSALLYGATGHTDLAGIAQQVSTGQADMRLTILALLLLVVGLGFKVSAVPFHMWTPDAYEGAVTPATTFMSVAVKAAAFGVMVRVLLTCFADPLSLSMAAGWPPLLAGLAVVTMIYGNLAAVVQSSVKRMLAYSSIAHAGYVLVGLVAVFRVGDLATSAVLYYLMAYTVSNVLGFGSLIAMGSKGKEAVSYEDLAGAGRRHPLAALPFVIAMLSLMGFPPTAGFFGKYFVFNAAVQAGGGLVWLAIIGVLTSAIGAYYYLRVIVFMFMKEPEPGAPVAVPMKSGYVAAALLVSGYFVIKMGVTPSNYVSLALAAVAA from the coding sequence ATGAGTCTGTGGATTGCGATCTCACCGCTGCTGTGCGTGTTGGCCGGCGGCTGCGCCATGATGCTCGTGGACGCGTTTACCAAGGAGCGCGCCGAGCTGGCGACGCTCACAGCCGTGATCCTGGTGGCTGCGGGTGGTCTCGCGGGCGCGGTGTGGCATGGCGGACCGCCCGACCCCTTGCCTTGGCCGATCGCTCCCTATCTTGCGGTGGATGGTCTCGCCCAGTTCTTCAACATCACGGTCTGCGCCGGCGGAGCGCTTTCCGCCCTCTTGGCTGGAGGCTACCTGCGCGAGCATGGGCTCGAACGCGGCGAGTTCTACACCATCATGCTGTTCAGCGCGTTTGGCGCCATGGTGGTCGTTGCGGCCACGGATCTGCTTTCGGTCTTCCTCGGTCTCGAGACCATGTCGCTCGGTGTCTATTGCCTCGTAGGCTTCCGGCGTACGAGCCCGCGCGCAGCCGAGGGCGCCATCAAGTACTTTCTCCTGGGGTCGTTTGCGGCGGCCATCCTGCTTTTTGGTTCCGCGCTGCTCTATGGAGCCACCGGTCACACCGATCTCGCGGGCATCGCACAGCAGGTAAGCACCGGGCAAGCGGACATGCGCCTGACCATCCTGGCGCTGCTGTTGCTCGTGGTGGGTCTGGGGTTCAAGGTCAGCGCGGTTCCCTTCCACATGTGGACACCCGACGCGTACGAGGGTGCGGTCACCCCCGCGACCACGTTCATGTCGGTCGCGGTCAAGGCGGCCGCGTTCGGCGTAATGGTTCGCGTGCTGCTCACCTGCTTTGCGGACCCGCTGTCGCTCAGCATGGCCGCGGGCTGGCCGCCGCTGTTGGCCGGCCTGGCTGTGGTGACGATGATCTACGGAAACCTCGCCGCCGTCGTCCAGAGCAGCGTCAAGCGGATGTTGGCGTACTCCTCGATCGCCCATGCCGGCTACGTTCTGGTCGGCTTGGTAGCCGTATTTCGAGTTGGGGATTTGGCAACTTCGGCGGTGCTCTACTACCTGATGGCGTACACCGTCTCCAACGTGCTGGGCTTCGGTTCCCTGATAGCCATGGGCTCCAAGGGTAAGGAGGCCGTGAGCTACGAGGATCTCGCCGGAGCCGGCCGGCGTCATCCGCTCGCCGCGCTGCCCTTCGTGATCGCGATGCTATCGCTCATGGGCTTTCCGCCGACGGCGGGATTCTTCGGGAAGTACTTTGTCTTCAACGCTGCGGTTCAGGCCGGCGGGGGTCTGGTTTGGCTGGCGATCATCGGCGTGCTGACCAGCGCGATAGGGGCCTACTACTACCTGCGTGTGATCGTCTTCATGTTCATGAAGGAGCCCGAGCCAGGAGCTCCGGTGGCCGTACCCATGAAGTCAGGCTACGTTGCAGCCGCGTTGCTGGTCTCGGGCTATTTCGTGATCAAGATGGGCGTGACGCCGAGCAACTATGTGTCGCTGGCTCTGGCAGCGGTCGCGGCCTAG
- a CDS encoding NADH-quinone oxidoreductase subunit M: protein MTEYLLSVLIGLPFLSALVVLFMPRQSVATIRRFTVAAMLLEFLLSLWLLGGDYTTARFQFVEKHLLVEHFGISYHLGVDGISLWLVLLTTLSTLIATHASWTAIDTKIKEYALSFLLLEAGMLGAFLALDLFLFYVFWELMLVPMYLIIGVWGGPERVYAAVKFFLYTMVGSLLMLVAVLYLVAQYRELSGSYSFDWVELNRVMLPFSAQVWLFLAFALAFAIKVPMFPFHTWLPDAHVQAPTGGSVILAAVLLKLGGYGFLRFAMPLFPLASHHLGPTLALLAVIGIIYGAWCAWAQQDIKKLVAYSSVSHLGFVMLGIFSITQHGVSGAILQMVSHGISTGALFLLVGVIYERRHTRDLGEFGGLAQVMPSYCLVFVIVTMSSVGLPGTNGFVGEFMILSGSFVSELLRPHNRVFTLFAATGVILAAIYMLHAVLKVFWGPLDKDQNRNLADLSTREWLALSPMVVLIFWIGVFPNMFLKSMEPSVDEFMASYRAKLMAGGPRGPGRGQLLPERAVAFKTAIQQPALAADHARAVRPEPVGPLASAAAGTKVGRHP, encoded by the coding sequence TGGCCGCGATGCTGCTGGAGTTCCTGCTTTCCCTGTGGCTTCTCGGGGGCGACTACACGACGGCTCGGTTCCAGTTCGTCGAAAAGCACCTCCTCGTCGAGCACTTCGGCATCTCGTACCACCTCGGGGTCGACGGCATCTCGCTGTGGCTCGTGTTGCTGACGACGCTTTCCACGCTCATCGCCACCCATGCTTCGTGGACCGCCATCGACACCAAGATAAAGGAGTATGCGCTTTCGTTTCTGCTGCTCGAGGCAGGAATGCTCGGCGCGTTCCTCGCCCTGGACCTGTTCCTGTTCTACGTGTTCTGGGAACTGATGCTGGTGCCGATGTATCTGATTATCGGCGTTTGGGGCGGTCCGGAGAGGGTCTACGCCGCGGTCAAGTTCTTCCTGTATACCATGGTCGGCAGCTTGCTGATGCTGGTCGCTGTGCTGTACCTCGTGGCGCAGTACCGAGAGCTCTCCGGTTCCTACAGTTTCGATTGGGTCGAGCTGAACCGGGTCATGCTGCCCTTCAGCGCACAGGTCTGGCTCTTCTTGGCGTTCGCCTTGGCGTTTGCCATCAAGGTTCCGATGTTTCCGTTTCACACCTGGCTTCCGGACGCCCATGTGCAGGCTCCCACCGGGGGCTCGGTGATTCTGGCGGCGGTGCTTCTGAAGCTCGGCGGCTATGGCTTCTTGCGCTTTGCGATGCCGTTGTTTCCGCTTGCCAGCCACCATCTGGGCCCCACCTTGGCGTTGCTGGCCGTGATCGGAATCATCTACGGGGCATGGTGTGCGTGGGCCCAGCAGGACATCAAGAAGCTGGTCGCCTACAGCTCCGTGAGTCACCTGGGCTTCGTCATGCTCGGCATCTTCAGCATCACGCAGCATGGCGTATCGGGCGCGATTTTGCAGATGGTCAGTCACGGGATTTCCACGGGCGCGCTCTTCCTTTTGGTGGGTGTGATCTACGAGAGACGCCACACCCGGGACCTCGGCGAGTTTGGCGGGCTCGCGCAGGTGATGCCTTCGTATTGCCTCGTGTTCGTCATCGTCACCATGAGCTCTGTGGGCTTGCCCGGAACCAACGGCTTTGTAGGCGAATTCATGATCCTGTCGGGCTCGTTCGTCTCCGAGCTGCTGCGCCCGCACAACCGAGTCTTCACCTTGTTTGCGGCGACCGGCGTGATTCTCGCGGCGATCTACATGCTGCATGCGGTCCTGAAGGTCTTCTGGGGTCCGCTCGACAAGGATCAAAACAGGAATCTGGCGGATCTCAGCACGCGCGAATGGCTGGCGCTCTCACCCATGGTGGTGTTGATTTTCTGGATAGGTGTCTTTCCCAACATGTTCCTGAAGAGCATGGAGCCCTCGGTGGACGAGTTCATGGCCAGCTACCGCGCCAAGCTGATGGCGGGTGGGCCGCGAGGACCCGGACGCGGGCAACTCCTGCCCGAGCGCGCGGTCGCCTTCAAGACGGCGATCCAGCAACCGGCGCTCGCGGCTGACCACGCACGGGCGGTCCGCCCGGAACCGGTAGGTCCTCTAGCGAGTGCCGCGGCGGGCACCAAGGTAGGCCGCCACCCATGA